The Alnus glutinosa chromosome 10, dhAlnGlut1.1, whole genome shotgun sequence DNA window AgattcctcctcctcctcctggcCCTACTTCAGCTAAAACAACAGCCCAGAAAGCTCCAAGTCCTCCGAAGTCTGTTGCGGAGCCAACGCTTCAAAAGGTTCTGTTAAATCATCATATGtgttctaataccatgttaaattaccatttattctaaaacttaattatttaatcaatgaTTTAACTGGCTTTAGAGGAGATTCATCCTAAGGCTACTTTCCCTAAAACGGCCCAAAAAGCTCCAAGCCCTCCAAAGTCCACAGCGGAGCCAAAGCCTCAAAAGGTTCAAGAGCAGATTCCTCCTAAGCCTActtcaacttctgaggttgaaaAACAAAGGGATCATGAGATGATGTTCATCACTCATTCATAAAACTTAAGTTTTTTACGCGTGAAATATTTAATCGATAAACTGTAGAATCATGGCTTGAAACTCATGAGTTCTGCTTTAATACCATATTAAGGGCCTGTttgtgtttgggattgtgttAAGAAGCTTAAAAAGTACTCTTAGTATATAGAAAGTTGTGCAAAGCAAAAATTTGTCTGTTTGGTAAAAACCTCAAAAAttacttctttgacttttttactttaaaaaaatgttaaaacacactttttggaaaaacttgaaaataaagattttttttctcaaaaactcTTTTTAACTATAAAAGTTCTATTTTCCAACACAAATCCAAATATACtctaaattactacttattccAAATGgttaaactgataaaaaaaaatagtaaatttaatcatttaatcaatattttaacaggTGCAGAAGGTTGTAGAAGACATTCGTTCAACCGCTGTAGAAGAAAGTAAGACTGGTCAGTCTCTGATCCCTCAGAAAGCCACCATCGAGCCTAAAGCCCAAAAGGGTGAAGATGCAATTCCTCCAAAAGCTGCTTCAACAACAGACACacaaaagcaaatgaacaataTTGATCAAAAGTCCATCGAAAAGAAGGATGCATTGATGAAGGAAATTGGGAAGGCTGAGAATTTGATGGAAAGGAATATGGTTAAGGGAAAGGAAAGTGTACAGAATATCGCAGAGTCAGCAATGGCTGAAATggagaagaaagagagatctACAGAGGACTTTATTGCTGAGAAAGGAAAGGGAATGAAGACTGCAATGGAGTCTGCTAAGGAGAAAGTGAAGGATCTAAGAAGCAGGAGCCTGAATGAGGAAGAGAGGCAGACACTGGTAAATGTTGGTGTAGCAGTTCTGGTGATTGTGGCACTTGGAGTTGGAGTTTATCTCTCCTACCGCCATAGCTCCTCGATCTGGAATAGATGAAAACTAGTTCCAAAAGTAAGAGTCATTCTCTTGTGTTAACAAAAGCATTGAATttctgtaattttataaattatatatgatatatctatgtataatatatacacacactaatGCTTTGACATGCATGTTCTGTCTCTAATTGTGTTATATATGCTCCTCCATGTTTCTTGTTCTCAGTACAATCATTTATCCCacgaaagaaaacataatgcggaataaaagaaaataagagacaAAAATTTTATGTAATTTGGTTTATAACCTACATTTATATAATAAAGTTCAAAATGATATCTTTTGCTTTTATTCTTTGATCATTTTACAATACAGAAGACTCTTATTTTTAAGAGAATTGAGATAGATAAATATCATCAAACCCGATTACAATCAATCCTATAAAATATAAGTAACGTACAGtatcattttaatatattttcttttaatataagaaatatattctctaatatCCCACAAGTTTTAAAG harbors:
- the LOC133880272 gene encoding inactive protein RESTRICTED TEV MOVEMENT 2-like — protein: MAMRQRSGGVTATLPQKSASLSYEDFQPRSERKEEAAATVILVHLPGFVKERIKIIYVHSSHILRVSGERPLNDNRWSRFEQDFPVPENCDVDKIQGLFQQGILTITMPKKIIAKVRPVEEPKAIQKATSNPKPQEVQKEIPPPPPGPTSAKTTAQKAPSPPKSVAEPTLQKVQKVVEDIRSTAVEESKTGQSLIPQKATIEPKAQKGEDAIPPKAASTTDTQKQMNNIDQKSIEKKDALMKEIGKAENLMERNMVKGKESVQNIAESAMAEMEKKERSTEDFIAEKGKGMKTAMESAKEKVKDLRSRSLNEEERQTLVNVGVAVLVIVALGVGVYLSYRHSSSIWNR